The Phormidium yuhuli AB48 DNA window AGTCTTAATGCTCACCAGCACCGACGAACGCCAAAGTCAACTTGTGGTGCGGGATTTAGGCTTAAAACTGCCCCTGCTGAGTAATCCCGATTGCGATGTCTTTCGTCGTTATGGGGTTGGACAAGCCTTAGGGGCCCCTCTGCCAGCTCAGTTTGTCCTGGATGACACAGGAAAACTGCGATATAAACATCTCTTTTCCTTTTTAGATACGAATGCATCCGTTGAGACGTTGTTAGACCAGGTTCAACCTTGGATTCCGTCAGTTACACCGGCCGCAGCCATCGCGGCCCCCTAAACCCATCGCTCCCCAGATGTTCTCGGACTCTGGGGAGCCGATGCTGAAACACTCCCTAAACTAGAACCTAGCCACGCCAGGGATTAGGGCGAGGTGTATTAAAGTTATAGTAAGTTGACCATGGAGCTTGCCAAGATGTGCGAGGGGGAGCTGGATAGAAGGGGGGATCATAGGGTAAGAAGAAACGTTGTCCGGCACTGGGGTTACGGTAGGGATTGTAGAACGGATCATAGGGTCGTGGACGTATGGGGGGACCAGAACGGAAGCTCTGTTGGAGTGCTCGTGATCCGGCTGACCAGTTTTCTTGTGAGCGGTATAACCGAGCGGCTTCTTCAAAATCAAATCGTGCATCAAAGCGACCCAGTTGTCGGCGAGCTAGACCCCGTTGATAGTAAGCATCGGCCGAGAAGTTATCGAGACTAATGGCTCGGCTATAACTCCATTCTGAGAACTGAGGTTGTCCTAAGCGATCATGAATCTTGCCCAGTTTCATGTGATAAGACACCTCATTGGGGTTCAAGTTGCTGGCCTGGGCGATGTCATTAATGGCCCAGTCATAGCGTCTTTGAGCCAGATGCGATAAACCCCGTTGATAGTAGGCTTCATCGTTGTTCCATCGAGACCGAATAACGCGGTTGTAGTGGTCAATTGCCCGAGAGTGATTACCTCGCGCCGCATAGGCAAGTCCCAATCCCATATTGGCATCGATTACAGTAGACCCAAGTCGCCAACTGCGGGCCTCAGAGAGAGCGTTGTTATAACTCTCAATGGCATTCCAGGTATTACCTAAGGCCAGGTGAGAATCCCCGAGACTTAGGTAATATTTAGACTTATCCTGTCCCCCGAAGCGAATAGCCGTGTTGTACTTACTGATCGCCTCCCGATGATATCCCAAGCCAGCTAAGGCCTCACCCCATTGATGATAGGCATGAGGATCAGCCCAAAAGGAGGTTTCAATCCGTCGCCGACTAGTCGCAATTTGTCGTTCGTAGCGATGTACATCGTTGACGGTGAGAAAGTCATCCCGAGATAGGTCGGTGTCCGTATTTAAGAGGATGGATAAGGGGCGACCATTTTGGTGAATGATGGTTCGATCCGACTGAGGCGTCACCGTCAAACTGAAGAGGGAGACTCCCTGTTCCAAACGGATCTTATCCTGGTCGGGATTAAAGTCAGTGATGACATCGCGATCGCGGGGTGAGCGGGAGAGAACAAAGTGATTGGCCCCTCCACCACCGGTGAGAGTATCTCGCCCTTCTCCCCCAATCAGAACATCATTGCCAGCTCCGCCGAAAAGTACATCATTGCCTCCTAAACCGAGAATTGTGTCATTACCCCGAGTCCCAATCAGCCGATCATTTGACTGGGTTCCGACAATCCTCCGGCCCTGATTCGGTATCTCCCAACCGAAATCTCCATGACCGACAGAACGTTGTCCTTGGTTGAACCATTCCATGCCTGACTGGCTCAGATCTGATGAGGATAGTGAGGATAGTGTTGCTGTGACCACATCGTTCGAGTCAACACTTCCCGATGCCCAACTGTCTTCCAACATGCAAGAGGATGCTCCCTGAAACTGAAGATGATGTCCTCTTTTATACGTGTTTTTACTTAATTTGGCTAGAAGGCATGAACCCATTTTAGCAAAATCGTCACATAAATTTACATTTGAGCCATGAAAAAATTGTGTAATTATACGCAAAAATTGTGTTTTAGTCAAGATAAGGACATTTATTGTGCGTATATTTAACTATAAATAGCGAATATGCGACTTTCTGAGCCTGTGGCGGCACATACGCAAAAACACGGGTAAAAATTGGCGCGGACCGAGAGAGGCAGCACTCCGGCATTACGAGTATATTACTTATTCGTTGGCTAGCCAAAACTTGTCCAGGCAGCCTCAAAGAAGGCCAGTTCACAGTCCATGGCATAGCGGTAGGTTTGCCGTAATTGGGGACTATCGCATCCTTGGCGATCGACCACCTCTTCGAGCTGTCTTGCCAACGGCTCAAACTCGTCGCTACCATAGGTACAGATCCAATCAGCATATTGGTGATCAGGGATGCCATCTTTTGCCAACTCCCGGCCCAGAAACAGATAGAGCCGCATACAGGGAGACATCGCGGCTGCGATGGTTGCTACATCAGTCTGCCACGCTGTAGCTAGGAGAAAATCGGTATAACGTCGTGTTGAGACCCCAGCTTCTACGGCGGTTAGATTGACCTGCCAGTCTTCGCTATAACTGTCATGTAGCTGGAGTTCCTCAAGTACCCCTTGTGTCAAACGGTGAAACACCTGGAATGTCTCCCAATCGGTGCATTTTGCAGCCGCTACACTATAGGCCCGAGCAAAGGCCCGTAGGAAAAAGGCGTCCTGTCCCACATAATAACTAAACCTCTGACGAGGTAAATCTCCCTGGGCAATTCCCTGTACAAATGGATGCTGAAGGCAAGCTTGAGCTAAGTCCTGATTAGCCTGCCACAAAATTGAAGATAGGGTCATCTGACTAGACTACGATTGAGAATCTTATTCTAGCGTTTTACCGGAACACCCCACCCTTTCCCCGCCATCATCACCCTGAATCACCATGATTATCTGTAAAGCCCTTGATATTCGACGACTGGCAGAAGCGGAAGAGGCCCGTTTTATCGTAACTGTTAATAATACCCTCGCCAGTGTCATCGATCGCCGTAGCCTCTCCCGGGAGTTTCCTTGGGCCGTGCAGCTTTGGGGAGAGGAGTTTCCTCCGTTAGATTACCGCCGCGATCGCTGTCTCGTCTCCTGTAGCCAAACTCTGAGTAATGGCTTAGCCTATGCTTACGCCAATGCGGCGATTGATGCCTATCAGCATTTCTTAGAGGAATTTGGCGAGGTAGCCATTCCCGAAGTCTTCAACTTTATTATTCGCTTGGGTCGTCATAGTGCATACTATACCGAACAGATGCGATCGCGCTATTGTATTCTCTCAGAAGTCCCCCCCCTAGAAGTTCGGCGATCCCTCATTCGAGCCTATGAACAGGGAGAAATTTGGCAAGACAAACCCTCCCCATTTAGTGAAGAAAATCCCTGGACAATTAAGCTCTTAAATCAGCAAGAAGCCCTCGGTCATAAAGTGATTGCCCATTCTCGTCATCGTTAAACCGAACTTACTGAGCCAAAGACGGTAACCACGTCACAATTCCCGGAAAACGAATAATTGCCATTAGCACCAAAATTTGCAGCAACACAAATTGAGTAGCTCCCCGATAAATTTCCGATGTTTTCACTGAATCTGGGGCAATTCCTCGCAAATAAAATAGAGCGAATCCAAAAGGAGGCGTGAGAAATGACGTTTGTAAGTTTGCCCCTAAAATAACACCGTACCAAACCATATCCAGACCAAAACTCTGGGCAACTGGAGCAAACAGAGGCACAATAATAAAAGCAATCTGAAAGAAATCGATAAAAAATCCCAAAAGAAAAACGATAAGCATACTAATGGCTAAAAAGCCCCACTCTCCCCCAGGTAAATTTGCCAAAAAGGTTCGCATGACGATTTCCCCATTCAAACCCCGAAAAACCATACTAAACGCAGTTGAGCCAATCAAAATCAACACGACCATGCTCGTAATTCGCAGGGTTACATCACAAACTTGGCGCAATGCTGTCCAAGTCAAACGTTGATTGATCAAGGCTAACAGAATTGCTCCAATCCCCCCCAATGCTCCCGCCTCTGTCGGTGTGGCAAAGCCAAAAAAGATACTCCCCAAGACCAAAAAAATCAGCAATAATGGTGGAATCATCGCCCCCAAAATACGACTCATTAGATGTCGCCCGCGCAAATTTCGGACCTCTTCTGGTAAGGCTGGAGCTAAATCTGGGCGAATCAGGGTAATTCCAAAAACATGAAGGGCAAACACTCCAGTCATCAAGAGTCCTGGGAAAAATGCCCCCACGAATAAATCCCCAACTGAAATCCCTAATTGGTCTGCTAAGACCACTAAAACAACACTGGGGGGAATAATTTGTCCCAAGGTTCCTGAGGCTACAATGACCCCTGTGGCGAGTTCTTTGTTGTAACCATAGCGCAGCATAATCGGCAAGGAAATCAATCCCATCGCCACCACGGTTGCCGCAACAACGCCCGTCGTTGCCCCCAACAACGCCCCAACAATAATCACCGCTAAGGCCAGTCCCCCACGCACTCGTCCAAAGAGAATGCCAATCGTCTCCAAAAGTCGTTCAGCAATTCCCGACTTCTCCAACATCGCCCCCATGAAGATAAAATAGGGAATCGCCAGGAGGGTGTAATTCGACATGGTGTTAAACACCTGCAAGGGTAGGGTTCCCCACAGAGCCAGATTAAAAACCCCCAACAGGGAACCCAGGAGACTAAAGAGAACCGCTACCCCTCCCAGGGTAAAGGCCACCGGATAGCCGAGAAGCAGTAAGACGAACACCCCGGCAAACATGAGGATTCCTAACCAGTCAAGCATTGTCGTTGTCCTCCCCAGTTGCCTCTTGCGTCAGCGTTGAGTCCGACTCAGCCGTCGTTGGCGGGGAGATCCCGCGATAGATGGCCCAACTTTGAATGGCTCCCGAGATACCCTGGGCAATGAGTAGAATGAACATGACCAAAATAAAACTTTTAATGGGGTAGCGAGGTAACCCGCCGGGATCGGGGGAACCCTCGCGAATCCGCCAAGAGTTCAGCACCGGAGTCCAGGTGAACCAGAGTGCAAAGCCAGAAAAGGGGAGCAGAAACACCAAGGTGGCGACGAAGTCGGCCAGAGCCTTGCGACGAGGA harbors:
- a CDS encoding TenA family protein gives rise to the protein MTLSSILWQANQDLAQACLQHPFVQGIAQGDLPRQRFSYYVGQDAFFLRAFARAYSVAAAKCTDWETFQVFHRLTQGVLEELQLHDSYSEDWQVNLTAVEAGVSTRRYTDFLLATAWQTDVATIAAAMSPCMRLYLFLGRELAKDGIPDHQYADWICTYGSDEFEPLARQLEEVVDRQGCDSPQLRQTYRYAMDCELAFFEAAWTSFG
- a CDS encoding tetratricopeptide repeat protein, producing MEWFNQGQRSVGHGDFGWEIPNQGRRIVGTQSNDRLIGTRGNDTILGLGGNDVLFGGAGNDVLIGGEGRDTLTGGGGANHFVLSRSPRDRDVITDFNPDQDKIRLEQGVSLFSLTVTPQSDRTIIHQNGRPLSILLNTDTDLSRDDFLTVNDVHRYERQIATSRRRIETSFWADPHAYHQWGEALAGLGYHREAISKYNTAIRFGGQDKSKYYLSLGDSHLALGNTWNAIESYNNALSEARSWRLGSTVIDANMGLGLAYAARGNHSRAIDHYNRVIRSRWNNDEAYYQRGLSHLAQRRYDWAINDIAQASNLNPNEVSYHMKLGKIHDRLGQPQFSEWSYSRAISLDNFSADAYYQRGLARRQLGRFDARFDFEEAARLYRSQENWSAGSRALQQSFRSGPPIRPRPYDPFYNPYRNPSAGQRFFLPYDPPFYPAPPRTSWQAPWSTYYNFNTPRPNPWRG
- a CDS encoding TRAP transporter large permease translates to MLDWLGILMFAGVFVLLLLGYPVAFTLGGVAVLFSLLGSLLGVFNLALWGTLPLQVFNTMSNYTLLAIPYFIFMGAMLEKSGIAERLLETIGILFGRVRGGLALAVIIVGALLGATTGVVAATVVAMGLISLPIMLRYGYNKELATGVIVASGTLGQIIPPSVVLVVLADQLGISVGDLFVGAFFPGLLMTGVFALHVFGITLIRPDLAPALPEEVRNLRGRHLMSRILGAMIPPLLLIFLVLGSIFFGFATPTEAGALGGIGAILLALINQRLTWTALRQVCDVTLRITSMVVLILIGSTAFSMVFRGLNGEIVMRTFLANLPGGEWGFLAISMLIVFLLGFFIDFFQIAFIIVPLFAPVAQSFGLDMVWYGVILGANLQTSFLTPPFGFALFYLRGIAPDSVKTSEIYRGATQFVLLQILVLMAIIRFPGIVTWLPSLAQ
- a CDS encoding peroxiredoxin family protein, producing MQLYSKDFRGLLNRRFLQNFLPIPATNQSYYDVATPDFELPDITNGRRVHLRDYRGQQPVILAFTRIFTEKQYCPLCLPHIVALNKNYHRFTDLGVEVLMLTSTDERQSQLVVRDLGLKLPLLSNPDCDVFRRYGVGQALGAPLPAQFVLDDTGKLRYKHLFSFLDTNASVETLLDQVQPWIPSVTPAAAIAAP
- a CDS encoding TRAP transporter small permease subunit, which encodes MDRLNTVIGRLSGWLVLLMVLVGGFNVIGRYLGNALGQNLSSNALIETQWYLFSLVFLLGAAYTLKENAHVRMDVLYSTWPPRRKALADFVATLVFLLPFSGFALWFTWTPVLNSWRIREGSPDPGGLPRYPIKSFILVMFILLIAQGISGAIQSWAIYRGISPPTTAESDSTLTQEATGEDNDNA